One Triticum dicoccoides isolate Atlit2015 ecotype Zavitan chromosome 4B, WEW_v2.0, whole genome shotgun sequence genomic window carries:
- the LOC119296076 gene encoding uncharacterized protein LOC119296076 isoform X2 yields MRKPQEEASPHCEEAAEGGTQLCVAGRRRRRGADANQGGVSTRLRGWKGCAGINSVVLHEGNMLAYLVTSHLMSIGCLSVTREMKEGCNGICTRL; encoded by the exons ATGAGGAAGCCTCAGGAGGAGGCGAGCCCTCATTGCGAGGAAGCCGCAGAAGGAGGAACTCAACTGTGTGTCGccggccggagaaggaggaggggcgCGGATGCCAACCAGGGAGGCGTATCGACTCGCCTTCGCGGTTGGAAAGGGTGCGCTG GTATTAATAGTGTGGTACTACATGAAGGCAACATGTTAGCATATTTG GTAACTTCGCACCTAATGTCAATAGGATGCTTATCGGTGACGAGGGAAATGAAAGAAGGATGCAATGGAATTTGTACTAG GTTGTGA
- the LOC119296076 gene encoding uncharacterized protein LOC119296076 isoform X1: MPAREADRVASIVNTAAAPPPTSVHEEASGGGEPSLRGSRRRRNSTVCRRPEKEEGRGCQPGRRIDSPSRLERVRCVHLGSGELIWGTLEICFLYIGHGNSSPDILQWLPTRMLIGDEGNERRMQWNLY, encoded by the exons ATGCCAGCCAGGGAGGCAGATCGGGTCGCCTCCATCGTCAATACAGCCGCCGCGCCACCACCCACCTCTG TTCATGAGGAAGCCTCAGGAGGAGGCGAGCCCTCATTGCGAGGAAGCCGCAGAAGGAGGAACTCAACTGTGTGTCGccggccggagaaggaggaggggcgCGGATGCCAACCAGGGAGGCGTATCGACTCGCCTTCGCGGTTGGAAAGGGTGCGCTG TGTCCATCTTGGTTCTGGTGAATTGATTTGGGGAACTCTTGAAATCTGTTTCTTGTATATTGGCCATGGTAATTCTTCACCTGACATTCTGCAATGGCTTCCAACCAG GATGCTTATCGGTGACGAGGGAAATGAAAGAAGGATGCAATGGAATTTGTACTAG